A genomic region of Candidatus Falkowbacteria bacterium contains the following coding sequences:
- the rpsP gene encoding 30S ribosomal protein S16 — protein MLTIRLSRVGTKNKPMYRLVISEKGRDPYGRALEILGSYNPYTKELQAKADRIKHWLSQGAGMSATVNNLLLDKKLIEGEKVKASIARKPKKESKG, from the coding sequence ATGCTTACTATCAGACTATCCCGAGTTGGCACCAAGAACAAGCCGATGTACCGCCTGGTCATCTCTGAAAAGGGTCGTGATCCGTATGGCCGCGCTTTGGAAATCCTGGGTTCCTACAACCCTTACACCAAAGAATTGCAAGCCAAGGCTGACCGCATCAAGCACTGGTTGTCACAAGGAGCCGGCATGTCCGCAACCGTCAACAATCTTCTTTTGGACAAGAAGCTGATTGAAGGCGAGAAGGTCAAAGCCTCTATCGCTCGCAAGCCCAAGAAAGAATCCAAGGGCTAA
- a CDS encoding KH domain-containing protein, which yields MERDKEFLEFLVKSIVAHPNDVIVDRTIDEMGVLLTLKINPEDMGYIIGRRGQTAQAIRTLLRIVGAKNNARVNLKIYEPEGSRRPARSQEPEELIDTSAIDDLKI from the coding sequence ATGGAAAGAGACAAAGAGTTCCTAGAATTCCTAGTTAAGTCGATCGTTGCACATCCTAACGATGTCATCGTTGACCGCACTATTGATGAAATGGGTGTCCTCCTGACCCTGAAGATCAACCCGGAAGACATGGGCTACATCATTGGCCGCCGCGGTCAGACCGCCCAGGCAATCCGCACCCTGTTGCGCATTGTCGGTGCCAAGAACAATGCACGCGTCAACCTGAAGATTTATGAACCGGAAGGATCTCGCAGACCGGCTCGCAGCCAAGAACCAGAAGAGCTGATCGATACATCAGCTATCGACGACCTCAAAATCTAA